Proteins from a single region of Paraglaciecola sp. T6c:
- a CDS encoding FAD-dependent oxidoreductase, with product MGNDKSKKAAIIGGGVMGLTTARLLQEAGWSVTIYTREMARHTTSQVAGGEWGPFSVHDPMVSSAAFKLQLQLAAQISHETFARMVGDDYAIKWTELYTASDTLPAADSPFSQFYPYRQTYGPGEHPFTTNYCTVSATMLVETGTFLRRLIQDVRAAGGVFVIRDFKDQDEIHGLQEPVVFNCTGLGSRALFGDEGITPAKGQLILLPPDPAVDFLTVGGGSGKGPLYMFSRNDYMILGGTFKPGDWSTQPEPQETERILTESQAFFAGLSKS from the coding sequence GTGGGTAATGATAAGAGTAAAAAAGCAGCCATTATCGGTGGCGGTGTTATGGGGCTCACCACAGCCAGATTATTGCAAGAAGCAGGCTGGAGCGTAACCATTTATACCCGAGAAATGGCACGGCACACCACGTCGCAAGTCGCTGGAGGTGAATGGGGCCCGTTCAGCGTGCATGACCCGATGGTATCTTCGGCTGCATTTAAATTGCAATTGCAACTTGCAGCGCAAATATCCCATGAAACCTTTGCTCGTATGGTCGGCGACGACTACGCGATAAAATGGACAGAGTTATATACTGCAAGCGACACCCTCCCGGCGGCGGATAGTCCATTTAGTCAGTTTTACCCCTATCGACAGACCTATGGCCCTGGTGAGCATCCCTTTACTACAAATTACTGTACTGTGTCGGCAACCATGCTGGTGGAGACTGGGACTTTCTTACGTCGCTTGATTCAAGACGTCAGAGCTGCTGGTGGTGTATTTGTGATCCGTGACTTTAAAGACCAAGACGAAATACATGGGTTACAAGAGCCCGTTGTATTCAATTGCACTGGTTTAGGTTCACGTGCCTTGTTTGGTGATGAAGGGATTACCCCTGCAAAAGGCCAGTTGATTTTACTCCCACCAGACCCAGCCGTAGACTTTCTTACTGTAGGCGGTGGCAGTGGTAAAGGGCCGCTGTATATGTTTTCGCGAAATGACTACATGATCTTAGGCGGTACTTTCAAACCAGGAGATTGGTCCACGCAACCTGAGCCGCAAGAAACAGAGCGTATTTTAACTGAGAGCCAAGCGTTTTTTGCCGGGTTGTCTAAATCTTAA
- a CDS encoding twin-arginine translocation signal domain-containing protein: MLHRALKRRNFLQGLGAGAVAASLTGCTQTPANKGFERPFSRKPMVAVALPYLGALLH, from the coding sequence ATGTTGCACCGAGCACTTAAGCGTAGAAATTTTTTACAAGGTCTGGGGGCCGGAGCGGTCGCTGCTTCGCTAACCGGTTGTACGCAAACACCGGCAAACAAAGGCTTTGAGCGTCCATTCTCTCGAAAACCCATGGTGGCGGTGGCGTTACCCTATCTTGGGGCTCTTCTGCATTAG
- a CDS encoding alpha/beta hydrolase: MQTFSVTGSDGLPLSCYQWLPTGVSAASAEPAGNEPADSEPVSNVRAVIHIAHGMSEHALRYERFALALNEAGFAVIANDHRGHGRSVLKDRELGHMADEDGWHKAVNDLAVVNQHIQRRLPNTPIILLGHSMGSFMTQDYMARYGDTISAAALSATNGPVGALLKVGQMLARFERRRLGATGHSPVILSMVFGAYNRAFKPNRTEFDWLSRDEAEVDKYIADPLCGFECSTQTWNDMFTALGTIASEHALKKIDKTLPIYVFSGTDDPVGEKGKGVQRLLNAYQKQGLTQVTHQFYQDGRHELLSEINREQVTADFIQWAKSVLN; this comes from the coding sequence ATGCAAACATTTAGCGTTACTGGTAGTGATGGTCTGCCACTGAGTTGTTATCAGTGGCTGCCCACTGGCGTTTCGGCTGCCAGTGCTGAGCCTGCAGGAAACGAGCCTGCAGACAGTGAGCCTGTCAGTAACGTGCGTGCAGTGATACACATTGCTCACGGTATGAGTGAACATGCCCTGCGATACGAGCGGTTTGCGTTGGCGCTGAATGAAGCAGGTTTCGCTGTGATAGCGAACGATCACCGAGGGCATGGCCGCTCAGTTTTAAAGGATCGCGAACTGGGGCATATGGCGGATGAAGACGGTTGGCATAAAGCGGTGAATGATTTAGCCGTGGTTAATCAACACATTCAACGGCGCCTACCTAATACTCCGATTATCTTACTCGGTCATTCCATGGGCTCATTTATGACCCAAGATTATATGGCGCGTTATGGTGATACGATTTCTGCCGCGGCCCTATCGGCAACCAATGGGCCGGTGGGCGCATTGCTTAAGGTGGGCCAGATGTTAGCGCGATTTGAGCGGCGCAGGTTAGGGGCTACTGGGCATAGCCCCGTCATTTTGAGCATGGTATTTGGTGCATACAATAGAGCGTTCAAACCCAATCGGACTGAATTTGACTGGCTCTCTAGAGATGAGGCTGAAGTCGATAAATATATCGCTGACCCTCTGTGTGGTTTTGAATGTTCTACCCAAACTTGGAACGACATGTTTACCGCATTAGGCACGATAGCGTCTGAGCACGCCCTCAAAAAAATAGATAAGACCCTGCCGATTTATGTGTTTTCAGGCACTGATGATCCCGTCGGTGAAAAGGGCAAAGGCGTTCAGCGATTGCTAAACGCCTATCAAAAACAGGGGTTAACCCAGGTCACACATCAATTCTACCAAGACGGACGTCACGAATTGTTAAGCGAAATCAATCGCGAGCAAGTCACCGCCGACTTTATTCAATGGGCAAAAAGCGTCTTAAACTAA
- a CDS encoding AMP-binding protein, whose protein sequence is MDNTTVLHSLFAGNEAHPDKPMFHQPIDRQWHTYTWAEVTEQAKRIAQGLRAQGFEKGDRIVIMSKNCAEWIIADFAIAMAGMVSVPIYATAGVNIIEHVINHSGAKAIFVGKLDNLDAAKAAIPSTLLSISFPYPTVECHEKWNDWLTAFEPIEDPYLPSHDDLATISYTSGTTSLPKGVVLSHKNFSSAADNVIELFEIRDGDRSISYLPLAHITERSLVAVFVRCKVEVYFTENLQTFVADIQHASPTGFSSVPRLWSVFQAQVISQVGAEKLDKMLKLPIIGKLVASKIRKKLGLHKARTFGSGAAPMSESVLAWYHRLGIPINEGWGMTETTGLASGNMPFSHEDLGTIGKPMPNIEMTLSPDSEILIRGDLVFNEYYNDPEATAENFVDGWFRTGDVATITETGAYKITGRIKEQFKTAKGKYVMPVPIESLLFANLNVEQACVLGAGQKQPVAMVVLNQSCKRKSSEVIKSLQDTLAKVNSQLESHQKLDFIMVCSHGWTVENDLLTATTKVKRSDVERHYSWLFDEDRGEGILWEEDLH, encoded by the coding sequence ATGGACAATACAACGGTACTGCATAGCTTATTTGCAGGTAACGAAGCGCACCCTGATAAGCCCATGTTCCATCAACCAATCGACCGCCAATGGCATACCTACACATGGGCCGAAGTGACTGAGCAGGCCAAGCGCATTGCTCAAGGCTTACGCGCTCAAGGTTTCGAAAAAGGCGATCGTATTGTCATTATGTCGAAAAACTGTGCTGAGTGGATCATCGCTGACTTCGCCATTGCTATGGCGGGGATGGTCAGTGTGCCGATTTATGCCACCGCAGGGGTGAATATTATCGAGCACGTGATTAATCACAGCGGCGCAAAAGCGATATTCGTGGGGAAATTGGATAATCTCGATGCAGCCAAAGCGGCGATTCCTAGTACGTTATTGAGTATATCTTTTCCTTACCCCACGGTTGAATGCCATGAAAAGTGGAATGATTGGCTAACAGCATTTGAACCTATTGAGGATCCATATCTGCCAAGTCATGACGATTTGGCGACGATTTCTTACACGTCGGGCACCACGTCTTTGCCAAAAGGGGTGGTATTGAGTCATAAAAACTTCTCTTCTGCGGCGGACAACGTCATCGAGCTCTTTGAGATTAGAGACGGTGATCGCTCAATCAGTTATTTGCCTTTGGCGCATATTACCGAGCGCAGCTTAGTGGCGGTATTTGTGCGCTGTAAAGTCGAGGTGTATTTTACTGAAAACCTACAAACATTCGTGGCTGATATTCAGCACGCGAGCCCTACAGGGTTCTCGTCGGTGCCACGCTTATGGTCGGTATTTCAGGCTCAGGTCATCAGCCAAGTAGGCGCTGAAAAGCTAGATAAAATGCTTAAATTGCCAATTATTGGCAAATTGGTCGCCAGTAAAATTCGCAAAAAACTCGGGTTACACAAGGCCCGCACCTTTGGCTCAGGTGCTGCGCCTATGTCCGAATCTGTTTTGGCCTGGTATCACCGTCTGGGTATTCCAATCAACGAAGGGTGGGGTATGACGGAAACTACAGGTCTTGCCAGCGGCAATATGCCTTTTAGCCATGAAGACTTGGGCACAATTGGCAAACCTATGCCCAATATTGAAATGACCCTCTCTCCTGACAGTGAAATTCTGATCCGCGGTGATTTGGTGTTTAACGAATACTATAACGACCCAGAAGCCACAGCAGAGAACTTCGTTGACGGTTGGTTTAGAACGGGCGATGTGGCGACCATTACAGAGACAGGTGCCTACAAAATCACGGGGCGCATTAAAGAGCAGTTTAAGACAGCAAAAGGCAAGTATGTGATGCCAGTGCCGATTGAAAGCCTGCTTTTTGCTAACTTAAATGTGGAGCAAGCGTGTGTGCTTGGAGCAGGACAAAAGCAACCAGTGGCCATGGTGGTGCTTAATCAGTCGTGCAAGCGTAAATCAAGTGAAGTGATTAAATCTCTGCAAGACACGCTAGCAAAAGTGAACAGTCAGTTAGAAAGTCATCAAAAACTCGATTTCATTATGGTGTGTAGCCATGGTTGGACAGTAGAGAACGATTTACTGACAGCCACCACTAAGGTTAAGCGCAGTGATGTAGAGCGCCACTATAGTTGGTTATTTGATGAAGACCGTGGTGAGGGCATACTATGGGAAGAAGACTTGCACTAG
- a CDS encoding enoyl-CoA hydratase/isomerase family protein gives MSEALSVTTSIHGSVAVICFNRPDKLNAFDDSQRKSFREAANKVNADDSIRAVVLMGEGRAFSAGADLNEVMPDELDVEQGLIQEYKPALMAITQAPKPWISAVNGAAAGIGSAFAMACDLTIMAENAYIYQAFSAIGLIPDGGATWHLAQTVGRKRAYELIALGTKLSATECLQLGLCNRVVPNAALLDEAMSLANELSTKAPLALRYAKEALHVATQSNLSDTFDHEAKLQKICANSEDAKEGSSAFLAKRKAKFTGR, from the coding sequence GTGTCCGAAGCCTTATCTGTCACCACTTCTATCCACGGCAGCGTTGCCGTCATTTGCTTTAATCGCCCCGATAAACTAAATGCTTTTGATGATAGTCAGCGTAAATCCTTCCGTGAAGCCGCGAACAAGGTCAATGCCGACGATAGCATACGAGCTGTGGTGCTGATGGGGGAAGGCAGAGCCTTCAGTGCAGGCGCCGATTTAAACGAAGTCATGCCTGATGAGCTAGATGTAGAGCAGGGCTTGATACAAGAATATAAACCCGCTTTGATGGCGATAACGCAGGCACCAAAACCTTGGATTAGCGCCGTCAATGGCGCAGCTGCAGGCATTGGTAGCGCGTTCGCAATGGCATGCGATTTAACTATCATGGCCGAGAATGCCTATATTTATCAAGCTTTTAGCGCTATTGGTTTAATACCTGATGGTGGCGCTACTTGGCATCTTGCGCAAACGGTGGGGCGCAAACGCGCTTATGAGCTGATCGCGCTGGGTACTAAATTAAGTGCAACGGAGTGCTTACAGCTAGGGCTGTGTAATCGTGTTGTACCAAACGCTGCACTACTGGATGAAGCTATGTCACTGGCTAACGAACTCAGTACTAAAGCGCCATTAGCATTGCGTTACGCTAAAGAGGCGTTACATGTTGCTACGCAAAGTAACTTGAGTGATACGTTTGACCATGAAGCCAAATTACAAAAAATATGTGCCAACAGTGAAGATGCCAAAGAGGGCAGTAGTGCATTTTTAGCTAAGCGTAAAGCGAAATTCACCGGTCGGTAG
- a CDS encoding winged helix DNA-binding protein — MSDKDKTTKGTAEVTDRERTDVEHSDTQSTDNQRKIVSSEHLASDGNWPLSEVEYGMTVVYNAFSQWMVRCANAAGIGELAVLDILILHNINHRGREKRLNDIAFMLNIIDTHTVNYALKKLLKLELVIGTKRGKEIFYATSDKGKLACEEYGRVRERCLLDGLSMLDIDQQELAKLASTLRSMSGLYDQASRAAASL; from the coding sequence ATGAGCGATAAGGATAAAACGACTAAGGGCACAGCTGAAGTCACTGATCGCGAACGAACTGACGTCGAGCACTCTGATACCCAAAGCACGGATAACCAGAGAAAAATCGTTTCCTCTGAGCATTTGGCCAGTGATGGAAATTGGCCATTATCAGAAGTCGAATATGGTATGACGGTGGTGTACAACGCGTTTTCACAGTGGATGGTGCGCTGCGCTAATGCAGCCGGTATTGGTGAGTTGGCGGTGCTAGATATTTTGATACTGCACAATATCAATCATCGAGGGCGCGAAAAGCGCTTGAACGACATAGCCTTTATGCTGAATATTATTGATACCCACACAGTGAATTACGCGCTTAAAAAGTTGCTAAAGCTTGAATTAGTCATCGGCACTAAGCGTGGTAAAGAGATTTTTTACGCCACGTCTGACAAGGGGAAACTGGCTTGTGAGGAGTATGGTCGCGTTCGTGAGCGATGTTTACTTGATGGGCTAAGTATGCTCGATATCGACCAACAAGAATTAGCTAAACTGGCGTCCACATTGCGTTCAATGTCAGGTTTATACGACCAAGCATCGCGCGCAGCGGCATCTTTGTAA
- a CDS encoding hydantoinase B/oxoprolinase family protein, which produces MTRTASEQSIPNLHSSSDTNGSDAKRWDFWIDRGGTFTDIVAKTPQGQFLTRKLLSENPTAYEDAALQGIRDFLNVEATAPIPNQLISSVKMGTTVATNALLERKGEPTVLIITAGLRDVLEIGYQVRPKTFALNIEKPEVLYQDVIEVSERFDDEGNELVALCEETVRQELQQRYEAGFRSVAIVLMHAYKFPEHELRIAAIAKEIGFSQISTSHDVSPMVRIVPRGDTTVVDAYLSPILRRYVQRVGAAIGAETGGGTSSKTSTGTDENTAMVEAKSVSSDSKRLQFMRSSGGLTAASKFQGRDAILSGPAGGIIGAVRTSELAGFNKIIGFDMGGTSTDVSHYAGDFERAFETQVAGVRMSVPMMSVHTVAAGGGSILHVDEQRFRVGPESAGAFPGPMSYRNGGPLTVTDANVCLGKVDPRFFPKLFGPQHNQAIDDEAVKAAFAEIAQQQSTQSSPEHVAEGFLTIAIEHMAQAIKKISIERGYDVQQYALTCFGGAGGQHACLVADRLGMQTIFIHPFASILSAYGMGLADIRSQRTETFQKVMDPSGLEALNAAFARLKAHTSKELKDQGIEDAEQSHSATVFLRYQGTDTTLPISQATIDQMQQDFEAQHAAQYGFISPDKAIIVESISMESAGGGQYIDEPVYPLAESAVPDAQYTTQVFSGGAWHNTPIYSLAELLPGHQVQGPAIIIEDNGTVIVEPNWLASMTEHKHLVLKKRAVDALENSDTQNTPAVSHEKSDPVLVEIFNNQFMSIAEQMGIVLRNTSSSVNIKERLDFSCAVFDVQGQLIANAPHIPVHLGSMDATVKVLIQSGLSIEVGDVFIHNDPFNGGSHLPDVTVITPIFDQQKENVMFFVASRAHHADIGGIAPGSMSPKAKTIIEEGVVIPCMKLVSKGRFLHDELQALMQGATYPVRNFNQNVADLQAQIGANRRGYQELLKLVDEHTLGVVNTYTQHIMDNAEESVRRTIDTLQGGEYRYEMDGGLHICVKVAVDHANRSASIDFTGTSPQQPNNFNAPGAITQAVVLYVFRCLVDSDIPLNAGCMRPLSILVPEGSMLNPVYPAAVVAGNVEVSQAATNALFGALGTLGMSQGTMNNLTFGNAKYQYYETICSGAPAVPGFDGAAAVHTHMTNSRLTDPEILESRYPVLLDKFIVRRGSGGKGQWDAGDGIERRIRFLAQMQCAILSGHREVPLAGVNGGDSGELGHNWIERNGQKWLDLTGNGETQVQVNDVVVIQTPTGGGFGSVFDKTTDKATDKKTVDKKRVDKKRADKKTQGKKTDTTGQGE; this is translated from the coding sequence ATGACGCGCACTGCCAGTGAGCAATCGATACCTAACCTTCATTCTTCATCTGATACAAATGGCTCAGACGCCAAGCGCTGGGATTTTTGGATCGACAGGGGCGGTACGTTCACTGACATCGTAGCGAAAACACCCCAAGGTCAGTTTCTAACGAGAAAGCTGCTGTCTGAAAATCCAACGGCTTACGAAGACGCTGCTTTGCAAGGTATTCGTGATTTTCTAAATGTTGAGGCCACTGCGCCTATCCCGAACCAATTGATTAGCAGCGTGAAAATGGGCACAACCGTGGCTACCAATGCGTTGCTAGAGCGCAAGGGCGAGCCCACCGTGCTTATTATCACTGCAGGTTTACGGGATGTGCTCGAAATAGGCTATCAAGTGCGTCCAAAAACCTTCGCCTTAAATATTGAAAAACCTGAAGTGTTGTATCAAGACGTTATCGAAGTGTCTGAGCGTTTCGACGATGAAGGAAACGAGCTAGTCGCACTATGCGAGGAGACTGTGCGCCAAGAACTTCAGCAGCGCTATGAGGCAGGGTTTCGTTCGGTCGCCATAGTATTAATGCATGCGTATAAATTTCCCGAGCATGAATTACGAATTGCGGCGATTGCCAAAGAAATTGGTTTTAGCCAAATCAGTACCAGTCACGATGTAAGCCCCATGGTGCGTATTGTACCAAGAGGCGATACCACAGTGGTTGATGCCTATTTATCGCCTATTTTACGTCGTTATGTGCAACGAGTTGGGGCAGCAATTGGCGCTGAGACAGGCGGAGGCACAAGTTCAAAAACAAGTACTGGTACCGATGAAAACACTGCTATGGTTGAAGCAAAATCGGTGAGTAGTGATAGCAAGCGCCTGCAGTTTATGCGCTCATCCGGCGGTTTAACCGCAGCGAGTAAATTTCAGGGCCGGGACGCGATTTTATCTGGCCCTGCTGGTGGCATTATCGGGGCCGTGCGCACTAGCGAATTAGCCGGTTTTAATAAAATCATCGGTTTTGATATGGGCGGCACCTCTACGGATGTCTCTCATTATGCAGGGGATTTTGAACGCGCCTTTGAAACCCAAGTGGCTGGTGTGCGCATGAGTGTACCCATGATGAGCGTGCATACGGTAGCCGCAGGCGGTGGTTCAATATTACACGTTGATGAGCAACGCTTTCGCGTAGGGCCGGAATCAGCGGGGGCATTTCCTGGCCCCATGTCTTATCGAAATGGCGGGCCGTTAACCGTGACCGATGCCAACGTGTGCTTGGGCAAAGTTGACCCGCGCTTCTTCCCTAAATTATTTGGGCCCCAGCACAACCAAGCTATTGATGATGAGGCCGTTAAAGCTGCCTTTGCAGAGATTGCCCAACAACAAAGCACGCAAAGCAGCCCAGAACATGTGGCTGAAGGCTTTTTGACCATAGCCATTGAACATATGGCCCAGGCGATCAAGAAAATTTCCATTGAGCGTGGGTACGACGTGCAGCAATACGCCTTAACCTGTTTTGGCGGCGCAGGCGGCCAGCATGCGTGTTTAGTAGCAGACCGCTTGGGCATGCAAACTATCTTTATTCATCCTTTTGCCAGTATTTTGTCGGCTTATGGTATGGGGCTGGCGGATATCCGCAGTCAACGCACGGAAACCTTTCAAAAAGTGATGGATCCCAGTGGCCTTGAGGCGCTCAATGCTGCCTTTGCTCGTTTAAAAGCGCACACCAGTAAGGAGCTTAAAGATCAAGGAATTGAAGATGCCGAGCAAAGCCATAGCGCAACGGTATTTTTACGTTATCAGGGCACCGATACGACTCTGCCAATAAGCCAAGCCACTATCGATCAAATGCAGCAAGACTTCGAAGCTCAACACGCAGCTCAATATGGCTTCATCTCCCCTGATAAAGCCATCATCGTTGAATCTATCTCTATGGAGTCTGCGGGTGGGGGGCAATATATTGATGAGCCTGTTTATCCTCTTGCTGAATCAGCCGTGCCTGATGCCCAGTACACGACCCAAGTATTTTCAGGAGGAGCGTGGCACAACACGCCTATTTATTCGCTAGCTGAGTTGCTGCCAGGTCATCAAGTTCAAGGCCCGGCGATTATTATAGAGGACAATGGCACCGTTATTGTGGAGCCAAATTGGCTTGCAAGCATGACCGAGCACAAGCATTTGGTGTTGAAAAAGAGAGCAGTCGACGCCTTGGAAAACAGCGACACTCAAAATACACCAGCGGTTAGTCATGAGAAAAGCGATCCTGTGCTGGTGGAAATCTTCAATAACCAGTTTATGTCGATAGCGGAGCAAATGGGTATAGTGCTGCGCAATACGTCATCTTCGGTCAACATCAAGGAGCGATTGGACTTTTCCTGCGCCGTGTTTGACGTGCAGGGTCAGCTAATTGCTAATGCGCCACATATTCCGGTGCATTTGGGGTCGATGGATGCCACGGTGAAAGTGCTTATTCAGAGCGGCCTGAGTATTGAAGTAGGTGATGTGTTTATTCACAACGATCCTTTTAACGGCGGCTCTCACTTACCTGATGTGACGGTGATCACCCCTATCTTTGATCAGCAGAAAGAAAACGTAATGTTCTTTGTGGCCAGCCGCGCGCATCACGCAGATATAGGTGGTATTGCACCAGGCTCTATGTCACCGAAGGCTAAAACTATTATTGAAGAAGGCGTGGTGATCCCGTGCATGAAGTTGGTCTCAAAGGGGCGCTTTCTGCATGACGAGCTGCAAGCATTGATGCAAGGTGCGACTTATCCGGTACGTAATTTCAACCAGAATGTGGCCGACTTACAGGCTCAAATCGGCGCTAATCGCCGAGGTTATCAAGAGTTACTTAAATTAGTCGATGAACACACCTTGGGTGTAGTGAACACCTACACCCAACATATTATGGATAATGCTGAAGAAAGCGTAAGGCGCACCATAGACACTCTACAAGGCGGCGAGTACCGCTACGAGATGGATGGCGGCTTACATATTTGCGTGAAAGTAGCAGTGGATCACGCTAATCGCAGTGCCAGCATCGATTTTACTGGCACGAGCCCCCAGCAGCCGAATAATTTCAATGCGCCTGGGGCGATTACGCAAGCCGTTGTGCTTTATGTTTTTCGCTGCCTGGTCGATAGCGATATCCCGTTAAACGCAGGCTGCATGCGCCCACTCAGCATTCTTGTGCCAGAGGGGTCAATGCTTAACCCTGTTTACCCCGCGGCCGTGGTTGCCGGTAACGTAGAAGTCAGCCAAGCGGCGACTAACGCATTGTTCGGGGCGTTGGGTACGCTCGGCATGAGCCAAGGCACTATGAATAACCTGACGTTCGGTAATGCGAAGTACCAATATTATGAAACCATTTGCTCTGGCGCCCCTGCAGTTCCTGGTTTTGATGGCGCAGCGGCAGTGCATACCCACATGACAAACTCACGCTTGACGGATCCTGAGATTCTAGAGTCTCGTTACCCCGTATTGTTGGACAAGTTTATCGTACGCAGAGGTTCGGGCGGCAAAGGCCAATGGGATGCGGGTGACGGTATCGAAAGACGCATTCGCTTTTTAGCGCAGATGCAGTGCGCAATATTGTCTGGCCATCGGGAAGTCCCGCTAGCCGGTGTTAATGGGGGGGATTCAGGTGAACTTGGGCATAACTGGATTGAGCGTAACGGCCAGAAATGGTTAGATTTGACCGGCAACGGTGAAACCCAAGTACAAGTAAATGATGTAGTGGTTATTCAAACACCTACTGGCGGCGGGTTTGGCAGTGTTTTTGATAAAACGACTGATAAAGCGACTGATAAAAAAACGGTAGACAAAAAGAGAGTAGACAAAAAGAGAGCAGACAAAAAGACGCAAGGTAAAAAGACAGATACCACTGGGCAAGGAGAGTAA
- a CDS encoding Nramp family divalent metal transporter, with protein sequence MPSLNFFKNVGPGALVAAAFIGPGTVTVCTLAGANFGYTLLWALLFATVSTIIFQEMSGRLGTIAQKGLGEALRDSLQHSMWKWPLFALIAMALYGGNAAYEAGNLSGAALGVSAILDEPNDTMFTWTIVLITLVAALVLWRGSYKQVERLLMVLVLFMGVAFVSTFIVSQPDFGAFFHGMFTPTLPDDSLITVVALIGTTVVPYNLFLHASAAKARWQGEADLSAARADSVVSIGLGGLVAMFIVSTAAASLFSRGLGANSAADMAIQLEPLFGSFSKYLLGAGLLAAGLSSSLTAPLATAYAITEIVNPNAKMKEKIFRGISLSVLAVGMVFALSGAKPINIIIGAQFANGLLLPIIAAFLLYTMNNKALLGKYTNGIVANSLGVIVFIVSLGLGVRLVLKSLSVM encoded by the coding sequence ATGCCGTCATTAAATTTTTTTAAGAATGTCGGGCCCGGCGCCTTAGTCGCCGCTGCCTTTATAGGCCCGGGCACGGTCACTGTGTGCACATTAGCCGGAGCGAATTTTGGATATACCTTGTTGTGGGCATTACTGTTCGCCACTGTCTCAACCATTATTTTCCAAGAAATGTCTGGGCGCTTGGGCACCATAGCGCAAAAGGGACTGGGTGAAGCGCTACGCGATAGCTTGCAACACTCGATGTGGAAATGGCCTCTGTTTGCCCTGATTGCCATGGCGCTTTACGGTGGCAATGCCGCATACGAAGCGGGCAATTTATCTGGGGCGGCGCTTGGAGTGAGTGCGATATTGGATGAGCCAAACGACACTATGTTTACTTGGACCATCGTTCTTATCACGCTTGTCGCAGCGTTAGTACTTTGGCGAGGCAGCTACAAGCAGGTAGAGCGCTTGCTTATGGTGTTAGTGCTTTTTATGGGTGTGGCATTTGTCAGCACGTTTATTGTCAGCCAGCCTGATTTTGGCGCCTTTTTCCATGGTATGTTCACGCCGACCCTGCCGGATGATAGTTTAATTACTGTGGTCGCTTTAATCGGCACGACTGTTGTGCCATATAACTTATTTTTACACGCCTCTGCAGCAAAGGCGCGCTGGCAAGGTGAAGCGGATTTGTCTGCTGCCCGCGCTGATTCAGTGGTCTCTATTGGTTTAGGTGGCTTGGTGGCAATGTTCATAGTATCTACGGCCGCTGCGAGTTTATTCTCTCGCGGTTTAGGGGCGAATAGTGCAGCGGATATGGCGATTCAGCTGGAGCCTTTGTTTGGCAGCTTTTCTAAGTATCTATTGGGTGCTGGATTATTAGCTGCGGGCCTGAGCAGTTCACTGACCGCCCCATTAGCAACAGCCTATGCCATCACTGAAATCGTTAACCCAAACGCCAAAATGAAAGAAAAAATATTTCGCGGTATCAGCTTAAGTGTGCTGGCAGTGGGAATGGTCTTTGCGCTAAGTGGCGCTAAACCAATCAATATTATTATTGGGGCTCAGTTTGCCAATGGTTTGTTGCTCCCCATCATTGCTGCCTTCTTACTTTACACCATGAATAACAAGGCACTTTTGGGCAAATACACCAATGGCATTGTGGCCAATAGTTTGGGCGTAATCGTATTTATAGTGTCGCTGGGGTTAGGCGTACGCTTGGTTCTAAAATCACTGTCTGTGATGTGA
- a CDS encoding DUF3010 family protein, which translates to MKVCGVELNSNDVNVCLLSLADEVFQLPDFRSRRLTLTNINSASDLRYFQQTFAKLMADYQVDKVVIRQRPMKGKFAGGAVGFKLEAAIELIPDLDVVIMSPTDIKESLRRNPVHIPYAETGLKVFQETAFNTAFAYLMKDKYAPKDE; encoded by the coding sequence ATGAAAGTTTGTGGTGTTGAATTAAACAGTAATGATGTAAATGTGTGTTTGTTGTCTTTGGCGGATGAGGTGTTCCAACTGCCGGATTTTCGTAGCCGTCGACTCACATTAACCAACATTAATAGCGCCAGTGATTTGCGCTATTTTCAGCAGACCTTCGCCAAGCTAATGGCTGATTACCAAGTGGACAAAGTGGTTATTCGCCAGCGCCCCATGAAAGGCAAATTTGCTGGTGGTGCTGTGGGTTTCAAACTGGAAGCGGCGATTGAACTTATCCCTGATTTAGACGTGGTGATCATGTCACCCACGGATATCAAAGAATCTTTACGACGTAACCCTGTACATATCCCGTATGCTGAGACTGGCCTAAAAGTATTTCAAGAAACTGCGTTTAATACCGCGTTTGCTTATTTGATGAAAGACAAGTACGCCCCGAAAGACGAGTAA